In Carya illinoinensis cultivar Pawnee chromosome 16, C.illinoinensisPawnee_v1, whole genome shotgun sequence, a single window of DNA contains:
- the LOC122299004 gene encoding disease resistance protein RPP2B-like: MKELDHNEALRLFCWNTFKNEEPNQGFAELTEKFLHYAGGLPLALKVLGSYLRKREEIKFWEDALEKYKRIPPDNIQDKLRISYDGLEESEKKIFLGIACFFAGRRKEYVTNILDGCCGFFPHADIQILREKCLITIDEYDTINMHDLLKVMGKEIVRKESNKDPGKCTWLWFHEDVRYVLEQSKETNKIEGILIDLHEKKGLIHLSLGV; the protein is encoded by the exons ATGAAGGAATTGGATCACAATGAAGCTCTTCGGCTGTTTTGTTGGAATACCTTCAAAAATGAAGAACCTAACCAAGGTTTTGCAGAACTCACAGAAAAATTTTTGCATTATGCTGGGGGCCTTCCATTGGCTTTAAAAGTGCTGGGGTCATATTTACgtaaaagagaagaaattaaattttggGAAGATGCTCTAGAAAAGTACAAAAGAATTCCTCCCGATAATATTCAAGACAAGCTTAGAATAAGCTATGATGGTTTggaagaaagtgaaaagaaaattttcctgggcattgcatgtttctttgcaGGGAGGCGTAAAGAATATGTTACTAACATACTTGATGGTTGTTGTGGTTTCTTTCCCCATGCTGATATTCAAATACTAAGGGAGAAGTGTCTCATAACTATTGATGAGTATGACACAATAAACATGCATGATTTACTCAAAGTTATGGGCAAAGAAATTGTTCGTAAAGAGTCAAACAAAGATCCTGGAAAATGCACTTGGTTGTGGTTTCATGAAGATGTTCGTTATGTACTTGAACAAAGTAAG gaaacaaacaaaattgaaggCATACTGATAGACTTGCATGAAAAGAAGGGTTTGATACACTTGAGTCTAGGGGTGTAA